One segment of Triticum aestivum cultivar Chinese Spring chromosome 2A, IWGSC CS RefSeq v2.1, whole genome shotgun sequence DNA contains the following:
- the LOC123186526 gene encoding cysteine protease 1-like, whose protein sequence is MAGRGAAAAAGALVLLVILAASSPAAAAHVDEAAEHGARGLTRRTEADVRAMFDAWLARHGRSYNALAEYVRRLRAFRDNLDFVEAHNARAAQRGGFRLGMNRFADLTNAEFRAAYLGAGAAGRARNAVGDRYRYHAEDVLPESVDWREKGAVAPVKNQGHCGSCWAFSTVAAVEGVNKMVTGKLVKLSEQELVDCSRNGQNSGCNGGIMDDAFDFIVRNGGIDTEEDYPYTAKEGKCDLAKKARKVVSIDGFEDVPADDEASLMKAVAHQPVSVAIEAGGREFQLYESGVFTGRCGTELDHAVLAVGYGTEADGGKGFWLVRNSWGPGWGEGGYIRMERNVTASSGKCGIAMFASYPVKNGPNPKPAPPAPEEKCDRYSSCPAGSTCCCTYGVRNVCLAWGCCPAEGATCCRDRGTCCPSDYPVCNAGSRTCAKSKGSPYTVDALPRTPAKRQRTAVSDLVDSIFSI, encoded by the coding sequence ATGGCAGGTCGCGGAGCGGCCGCGGCAGCGGGCGCCTTGGTGCTCCTCGTCATCTTAGCCGCCTCCTCGCCTGCAGCCGCCGCCCACGTCGACGAAGCAGCTGAGCATGGTGCGCGGGGGCTGACGCGGCGGACGGAGGCTGATGTGCGGGCGATGTTCGACGCGTGGCTGGCGCGGCACGGCCGCTCGTACAACGCGCTCGCCGAGTACGTCCGTCGGCTCCGCGCGTTCCGGGACAACCTCGACTTCGTCGAAGCGCACAACGCTCGTGCTGCGCAGCGCGGCGGGTTCCGCCTCGGGATGAACCGCTTCGCCGACCTCACCAACGCCGAGTTCCGCGCCGCCTACCTcggcgccggcgccgctggcagGGCCCGCAACGCCGTCGGCGATCGCTACAGGTACCATGCCGAGGACGTGCTGCCGGAGTCCGTGGACTGGAGGGAGAAGGGCGCGGTCGCGCCCGTCAAGAACCAGGGCCATTGCGGCAGCTGCTGGGCGTTCTCCACGGTCGCCGCGGTGGAAGGCGTCAACAAGATGGTCACCGGGAAGCTCGTGAAGCTGTCGGAACAGGAGCTCGTGGACTGCTCGCGCAACGGGCAGAACAGCGGGTGCAACGGCGGCATCATGGACGACGCCTTCGACTTCATCGTCCGGAACGGCGGCATCGACACCGAGGAGGACTACCCCTACACCGCCAAGGAGGGCAAGTGCGACCTCGCCAAGAAGGCCCGCAAGGTCGTCTCCATCGACGGCTTCGAGGACGTGCCCGCCGACGACGAGGCGTCGCTGATGAAGGCCGTGGCGCACCAGCCGGTGAGCGTCGCCATCGAGGCGGGCGGGCGTGAGTTCCAGCTCTACGAGTCCGGGGTCTTCACGGGCCGGTGCGGCACGGAGCTAGACCACGCCGTTCTGGCCGTGGGCTACGGCACGGAGGCGGACGGCGGCAAGGGCTTCTGGCTCGTGCGCAACTCGTGGGGTCCGGGCTGGGGCGAGGGCGGCTACATCCGGATGGAGCGCAACGTGACGGCAAGCTCCGGCAAGTGCGGcatcgccatgttcgcgtcctacCCCGTCAAGAACGGGCCCAACCCGAAGCCGGCACCACCGGCGCCGGAGGAGAAGTGCGACCGCTACAGCTCGTGCCCGGCGGGGAGCACGTGCTGCTGCACGTACGGCGTGAGGAACGTGTGCCTTGCGTGGGGATGCTGCCCGGCCGAGGGCGCCACCTGTTGCAGGGACCGGGGCACCTGCTGCCCGTCGGACTACCCCGTCTGCAACGCTGGGAGCCGCACCTGCGCCAAGAGCAAAGGAAGTCCGTACACCGTGGATGCGCTGCCGCGCACGCCGGCAAAGCGACAGAGGACGGCGGTCTCAGATCTTGTTGATTCGATCTTTTCGATCTAG
- the LOC123190966 gene encoding geraniol 8-hydroxylase, with protein MVAVAVLVPWLAWLVVSFLSLYLLNLLTHARSGLPPGPRPLPLIGSLHLLGDKPHRSLARLARNHAAPLMSLRLGSVTTVVASSPAMAREILQRHDAMFATRSVPDATRMHAAGSVPWLPPAPRWRALRKMMATELFAPHRLDALHHLRSEKVGELMDHVARLARDGKPVNVGRVAFTTSLNLLSRTIFSHDLTSLDDDNRSGEFQEVVTGIMEAVGTPNVSDFFPVLAPADLQGTRRRLARLLARLHVVFDAEVDQRLRARDAGQHGKNDFLDVLLDVAAREDGKDLLDRQTLRPLFTDLFAAGTDTSSSTVEWALAELLQNPSSLAKACNELEQVIGPTRNIEEADIVRLPYMQAIIKETFRLHPPAPLLLPRQPEAALKIAGYTIPKGSCIFINVWAIGRDKDVWDEPEKFMPERFLDSTVDFRGADFELLPFGAGRRICPGMTLATRMVHLILASLLHQFKWSLPAEMERDGIDMEDKFGLTLTKVVPLCIVATPV; from the exons atggtggcggtggcggtgcttGTGCCGTGGCTAGCATGGCTCGTCGTCTCTTTCCtttccctctacctcctcaacctCCTCACCCACGCGCGCTCCGGCCTCCCGCCGGGCCCGCGCCCGCTGCCGCTCATCGGCAGCCTCCACCTCCTTGGCGACAAGCCGCACCGCTCCCTCGCACGCCTGGCCAGGAACCACGCCGCCCCGCTCATGTCCCTCCGCCTCGGCTCGGTCACCACGGTGGTCGCCTCCTCCCCCGCCATGGCCCGGGAGATCCTGCAGCGGCACGACGCCATGTTCGCCACCCGGTCCGTGCCCGACGCCACCCGCATGCACGCGGCGGGGTCCGTGCCCTGGCTGCCCCCTGCGCCGCGGTGGCGCGCGCTCCGCAAGATGATGGCCACGGAGCTCTTCGCGCCGCACCGCCTCGACGCGCTCCACCACCTCCGGAGCGAGAAGGTGGGCGAGCTCATGGACCACGTCGCGCGGCTGGCGCGCGACGGCAAGCCGGTGAACGTGGGGCGCGTGGCCTTCACgaccagcctgaacctgctctcCCGCACCATCTTCTCCCACGACCTCACGAGCCTCGACGACGACAACCGCTCCGGAGAGTTCCAGGAGGTGGTGACGGGGATCATGGAGGCCGTGGGGACCCCCAACGTGTCGGACTTCTTCCCGGTGCTCGCCCCGGCCGACCTGCAGGGCACGCGCCGGCGGCTGGCGAGGCTGCTCGCTCGGCTGCACGTGGTGTTCGACGCTGAGGTGGACCAGAGGCTGCGCGCCCGTGACGCCGGCCAGCACGGGAAGAACGACTTCCTGGACGTGCTGCTCGACGTGGCGGCGCGTGAGGATGGCAAGGACCTGCTCGACCGCCAAACGCTACGCCCACTTTTCACG GATTTGTTTGCCGCCGGCACTGACACAAGCTCTAGCACAGTGGAATGGGCATTGGCCGAGCTTCTCCAAAATCCATCATCATTGGCTAAGGCTTGCAATGAGCTTGAACAAGTTATCGGCCCAACAAGAAACATTGAAGAGGCTGACATTGTTCGGTTGCCCTATATGCAAGCTATCATAAAAGAGACTTTTCGACTCCATCCTCCTGCTCCACTCTTGTTGCCACGCCAACCTGAAGCGGCACTGAAAATAGCAGGCTACACAATACCGAAAGGTTCATGCATTTTCATAAACGTATGGGCGATAGGTCGAGATAAAGATGTATGGGATGAACCTGAGAAATTTATGCCGGAAAGGTTCTTGGATTCCACAGTTGACTTTAGAGGTGCGGATTTTGAGCTCCTTCCTTTTGGTGCCGGACGTCGGATCTGCCCTGGGATGACATTGGCAACTAGGATGGTGCATTTGATCCTCGCTTCGTTGTTACATCAGTTTAAGTGGAGTCTCCCTGCTGAGATGGAAAGGGATGGGATTGACATGGAAGATAAGTTTGGCCTCACACTTACTAAGGTCGTTCCCCTTTGTATTGTAGCAACACCAGTTTGA